ATAAGGAGCAGACATTGCTTTGATGGCTTTTAATCCACCAGCTGCTTCTGCCGGGAAAAATTTCCCTACTTTCAGTCCGTATTTAATGGCCTGTTCAATATCACTTGGATTTGCACATCCCGGAAGAATCGGGATTTCTTTGTCCACACAATATTTCACTGTATCCGGATTCAGACCTGGGCTTACAATAAATTTTGCACCGGCTGCAACTGCTTCATCTACCTGCTCTGCGTTAAGAACTGTACCTGCTCCTACGAGCATATCCGGAAATGCTTCTGTCATCGCAGCAATGGAATCTTTTGCTGCATCTGTACGAAATGTAACTTCTGCACAAGGAAGACCACCTTCGCACAATGCTTTTGCCAGAGGCACAGCATCTTTTGCATCATTCAATTTAATCACAGGAAGAATTCCCATACTTTCGATCTGTTTAAATAATTCTTCAGCCATTTTACTTCCTCCTATGCCAGTTTATTGATTGGATAGTGAATTGCTTCGCCTTTTGCAAATCTTACAGATTCTTCTGCAACCTTTCTCTTTAATTCACTTGCAGCCTCTTCGGAATACCATGCCATATGAGGTGTTACAATCACATTTTCATGTTTGAACAATTTTGAATCTTTGCTGACTGGTTCGCCTAGCATACAGTCAAGTGCCGCTCCCTTGATTTCTCCGTCCGTCAATGCCTGATCCAAATCATCTTCATTGATGATGCCTCCACGAGCTACATTGATAAGGACTGCAGAATTTTTCATCTTTTTGAATGTTTCTTTGTTAAATAAGTCTTTGTTTCCATCTGCCGGGCAATGCAAAGAAATAATATCCGATTTTTTAATTACATCTTCGACAGATACAGCTGTCACATATTCATCTGTCTCCGGAGTTGCCTTGAAATAAGGATCCGTTCCGATTACATTGAATCCAAGCGCATGCATTTTCTTTGCAAAATTACGTCCGATTCTTCCAAGTCCTACAACACCGACTGTCAGCTCACTGAATCTGTGGATTGGAATAGATTTTATGTAATCCCATTTTTCATTCTTTGTAAACTGATTCATCTTCACAACTTCTCTTACCATAGACATTGCCAATGCGATTGCATGATCTGCCACCTCATTCATTCCATAGTCCGGAACATTTCCAACCTGAATACCACGTTTTGTAGCTTCCGGTACATCAATGGTATCGACACCAACTCCATAGCGGACAACATATTTTAATTTCGGACAGTTTTCCATAACTTTTTTTGTAATCTTTGCATACTGCACAATAAAAATTTCTGCATCCTGACACTGTGCGATTACTTCATCTTCTGTAATTGCCTGTTTCAGTTCGACTTCCATTCCTGCATCTTTAAATACTTTTTTCTCAATATCAATACTGTCATGATCACAGTCTGTAATAATTACTTTCATTATTAATTCCTCCAAATATTTCTTCTCTTTTCACTAGCGTACAAGATATCCGCCATCTACCGGAATAATTGCTCCGTTAAGGTAATCCGATGCTTCCGATGCCAAAAATACGCAAGGTCCTTTCATATCTTCCGGCGTTCCCCATTTCTTAGCAGGGATACGATTTGTAATGGCTTCTTTTCTCGGATTACTTGGATCAAGGAGTGCTGTGTTCATCTCTGTCGCCATATAGCCAGGTGCCAGAGAGTTGACGTTGATTCCTTTTTCTGCCCATTCGTTACAGAATGCCTTTGTAATCTGTGCTACACCACCTTTAGATGCTGCATAAGCAGGCACGGTATATCCGCCGAAAAATGTAAGCATAGAAGATACCGTAATAATTTTTCCTTTACTTTTCTGTGCCATAAACTGTTTTTCAGCAAGCTGACAAAGTTCAAATACTGCTGTCAGGTTTACGTCGATTACTCTTCTCCAGTCTTCCATCGGAAATTCCTCTGCCGGATGTCTGCTCTGCATGCCATGTGCGGTAACGAGAATATCCAGATGTCCACCGAGTGCTGCTAATGATTCATCGAATGCTGCTTTTAATGCTTTTTCATCTCCGAGATCTGCCTGCACGCCTGTGCAGGTAAATCCCTTCTCGCAAAATTCTTTTGCTCTGTCTTTAATACTATCTCTTGTTCCTATAATAACAACTTCGCATCCGGCCTCCATCAATCCTTCTGCCATTCCATGTCCAAGACCTCTGGATCCACCTGTTACGATTGCTTTTTTTCCTGTCAGATCAAACATACCAATTGATTTACCACCTCTGCTATTTCTATTTTTCATTTAACTATTTATCAAAAACCGGATCATTGATTGCCAGATCATATCTTC
This window of the Mediterraneibacter butyricigenes genome carries:
- a CDS encoding C-terminal binding protein, which produces MKVIITDCDHDSIDIEKKVFKDAGMEVELKQAITEDEVIAQCQDAEIFIVQYAKITKKVMENCPKLKYVVRYGVGVDTIDVPEATKRGIQVGNVPDYGMNEVADHAIALAMSMVREVVKMNQFTKNEKWDYIKSIPIHRFSELTVGVVGLGRIGRNFAKKMHALGFNVIGTDPYFKATPETDEYVTAVSVEDVIKKSDIISLHCPADGNKDLFNKETFKKMKNSAVLINVARGGIINEDDLDQALTDGEIKGAALDCMLGEPVSKDSKLFKHENVIVTPHMAWYSEEAASELKRKVAEESVRFAKGEAIHYPINKLA
- a CDS encoding SDR family oxidoreductase, whose translation is MFDLTGKKAIVTGGSRGLGHGMAEGLMEAGCEVVIIGTRDSIKDRAKEFCEKGFTCTGVQADLGDEKALKAAFDESLAALGGHLDILVTAHGMQSRHPAEEFPMEDWRRVIDVNLTAVFELCQLAEKQFMAQKSKGKIITVSSMLTFFGGYTVPAYAASKGGVAQITKAFCNEWAEKGINVNSLAPGYMATEMNTALLDPSNPRKEAITNRIPAKKWGTPEDMKGPCVFLASEASDYLNGAIIPVDGGYLVR